From the Thermodesulfobacteriota bacterium genome, the window CCTCTCTCGTAAGGAAACTTGACGACTTCGTGGACAGCTCGGGGGTCAAGTGGGACGTGAAGATGGTATTCCTTCTGGTGGTCGCGTCCGCTGTCTTCGCGTGCACGCTCGGGCTTCTCTTCACCGAGGGGATGATAATCCCCCTCGCCCTGATACCGGTCGGTGCCGTAGTGCCACTAATGGTTATAAACTACATGCGCTCCGCCAAGGTCAAAAAGTTCACCGAGCAGTTCCCGGACGCCCTCGATATGGTCTCGCGCTCGCTTAAGGCCGGGCACTCCTTGAGCGCGGCCATCGAGATGGTGGGCACCGAAATGCCGGAGCCCGTAGCGGGCCTCTTCAGGACCGCATACGAAGAGCAGGCCCTGGGGCTCTCCATGAGGGAAGCGCTGGACCATATGTCGAAGCGGATGGCCGGCACCGACGTGAGGTTCTTCGTAATGGCCACGAACATCCACAGGGAGGTCGGCGGTAACCTCGGTGAAATACTCGAAAGGCTCGCGCATACCATAAGGGAACGCCTGAAGATAAGGCGGCAGGTCAGGGTCTATACGGCCCAGGCAAGACTCTCCGGATACATCCTGGCGGCCGTACCGTTTGTCATGGCCGCGATCTTCTACGTCACACTACCTGGCTATATAGAGGAGTTCTTCAACGTCCCCTGGGGGATATACGCCCTATACCTCGCCGGCGGCGGCATGGTGGCCGGCTTCTTCGTTATCAGAAAAATAGTGGATATAAAAATTTAACCGACTATAAGGGGTCCTTATGTCCGTATTCGCAGTGATAGCCCTTACGTTCGTGGTAGCAAGCGCGCTCCTGTTTGCCTTCCTCTACCTGGTTATCCCCCAAAAGGGCGGGCTGGATGACAGGCTGGACAGCATCGCGGAGGAGGTCCGGAGAAGAGAGGAAGTATCCTCCCTCCACAGGCCGCTCAGCGGCTGGGAGAAGTTCATGGAGAACCTGGGCGGGAAGATCCCCCTCCGGCCCGAAGAGTACGGCAAGTACAGAAAAATGATGG encodes:
- a CDS encoding type II secretion system F family protein; this translates as MILAPLHIVVMFFFAAFLAVITLYMWVVEVRSSPRYQIRKRMRGLASDAADRRFPADLRVELLKEMSPLDRVLFKSSLVRKLDDFVDSSGVKWDVKMVFLLVVASAVFACTLGLLFTEGMIIPLALIPVGAVVPLMVINYMRSAKVKKFTEQFPDALDMVSRSLKAGHSLSAAIEMVGTEMPEPVAGLFRTAYEEQALGLSMREALDHMSKRMAGTDVRFFVMATNIHREVGGNLGEILERLAHTIRERLKIRRQVRVYTAQARLSGYILAAVPFVMAAIFYVTLPGYIEEFFNVPWGIYALYLAGGGMVAGFFVIRKIVDIKI